From Dehalobacter sp. 12DCB1:
AAACAGAAATATTTTCCGGAACGTGGCTCCTAAAATAACAGATTAAATTAGTTAATCTTTATCGGTATAATCGATAATAATTACGAATGATGAAGCCTACTCTCAGATCACAATCAGCCGAGTTCCAATCAGACTATAAACAAAAGCTAAGTGGCCGTTTTACAACGCACTTAGCTTATTAATTTTTCATTATTTTCTCATAAAAAGCTATCGTATCCTGAACCATTTTTTCAACGGAAAAGAGGCTTGCTTTTTGCCTGGATCTCGCAGTCATTTCGGCAGAAAAATCCCTGTCCTTGAGCACCTTGCTGCAGGCCAGCGCCAGCGCCGCAGGGTCAGCCGGTGGAACGAGCAGGGCTTCTTTGTGGTCTTCCAGAAGTTCAGGGATCCCGCCGACCTTGGAAGCTATAATCGGGATTCCGGCTTGAGCGGCTTCCAGTAAAACCAGTCCCATTCCTTCGCTCAGGGAAGGAAATACAAACAGATCCATCGCCGGCAGGGCCTGCCAGGCTGAAGGCAGGTAGCCGGTCAGCGTAAATGGAAGTCCGGAAAGCTTCAGCTGTTCGGTTAGTTGATCATGAAGGGGGCCTTCACCAATGATGAGCAGGTGAAGGTTAGGGATTTCCGTAGTCAGCAATTTCATTGCTTCAATCAGATAAGATTGTCCTTTCACCGGGTGCAGACGACCAATCGTTCCGATAACAAGACAATGATCCGGGATTGACCATTGTTCACGGAAGGTCTTGAGCATTTGGTCTGGTTGCGTGAATGTAAATATTTCACTACCGTTATAGATTACGTTTACCGGCAAAGTTAATCCTTTCCTGTTCAGCCGGATGGCGGCGGATTGGCTAAGACTGACGGATACCGCAATAATACCGGCAGACCAGGGCAGGGTGAGGTTATCGACCCAGAGAGAAATCCTGCCTTTGAGGGAAGACGGATAATCGTATTCCGGCAGGCTGTGGATGGTTGAAATGCAGGGAATTTTGGTGAGTCTCGCGACGATCCGCCCCAGAAGGTTACCCCTTGTGCCATGGGCATGGATTAACGCAATCTTATGTTTGCGGCAGAAAGCAATAATGGTAGGCAAAGGGGAGAGGTCAAAAGGGAACAGCATGGGGAATATTTCAGATGGGATGCCGAAAGACTGTGCGCATGATGCCAGCACAGAGCCCTTGGCCAGACATCCCAAAAAAGGATTCACGTTTTGCCTGTCCAGATTTTTCAGAAGATTCAGAACGTTCTGCTCAGCCCCCCCGATCTCGCCGCCCCCAATCAGATGAAGAACATTAATCGACATAGATTGCCTCCTCCAAAGCCTTTGGCATAATATTTCTCTGCTGTTATAAATATGATAGAGAAATATGATTGGACTTGCAAGTCCTGCGGAGGATTAAGGTGAATGACGGGAGGACAGAAAATTTCCTAAGTGTGTTTATGTTTTTGGGTATGATATGCCACGGGATTTTCTTTATCCGGGAGTGGCTTGTCTTGGGTGCTGTCTTAATATTCTACACGATTGTTCACTGGAAACAAGTTTGTCTTATAACGGTCGTCGCCAAAAATTTTTTTCGTAATCCGGTGAGCATTTTTTTGCTGCTGAGCCTTTTTTCGCTGGCGGGATTATTCAGTCCAGTCAGGGCAATTGACGGCTGGCTGGAAGCGTTCCGCTGGCTGGTATATTTATCCGTTTATTTATGGGGAATACAGCTGGCGGCTGCCGGGGAAGCAAATAGGTTTTTAAACAGAATGACATGGCTGACAATTTTGGCGGTGGTACTGTCCTGGCTGCCCGGAAGTGAAAATATCTGGCTGCCGCCTGGCCCGCCGGAAGAAGGGCGCTATGCCTTCTGTTTCGGATATCCAAATTCTGCTGCAGCTTTTCTTGTGTGCCAATTAATGGTAATATTGAGAAAAAGGAAATTTAACCCATTTTTCTTGTTGCTGCTGGGGATAAGTATTCTATCCACAGGATCAAGGGCTTCGGTGCTGCTGCTTTTGTTGTTTATTCCGATTCTATTGCTAAAAAAGAGAGCTTTAACTCAAAAGAATATTATAAATATGGGCAGCATCAGAACTGTAACCGAAAAGCGTTCTCAGGTGTCAGTCGGAATAATACTTTTTGTGTGTTTGATCATTGTCCTTTACCCTGCAGTTTCAAGTATACAGGTGCCCTTCAGTCATTTATGTTCCTGGACAAATACCAGCCTGGCGGAAAGAATTGCGTATTACGCTGACAGTATCCGGCTTGCCAGAGATGCATATTTTCTGCCGCAGGCGGGAGGATGGCTCGGTTTTTCCTTTATTCAAACCACTCCTTATTGGACATTGGATACCCATTCTTCATTTTGTCGGGTGCTTTTAAATCAGGGGATCATTGCCGTCTTGTTCTTAATGCTTTGGGCCTGGCAAGGACTTAGGAGCTTTGTCCAGGACCTTTGGAACGGGGATAATCTCGGAACGATCTGCACAAAAGCAGCAGCTCTATTTTTGGGACTGCACAGCCTGATTGATGTGGATATGTCTTTTGGGATGATCGGCATCTTGTTTTGGCTGCTGGTCGGGATGAATACCGGGGAAAAAGCAGAGAATCAGAAGAAGATAAGAACCGCCTTGCTTAGCTGAAGCATATGATAGGAATAATCAGAAGAATGAATGATTTACGGCAAAGGCAGGTCAGGTACATGATGCTTATCTATGGGGTATTGGTGGTAGGTTTGATTATTCTTTGGCTATGGGCAGGACAATATGAGTGGGAGCTTCCGGATGCCCTGTCTGAACGGATTGAGGCTTTTGGAACAAATAAATCGCGGCAGGTGAAGACAATCACTGACAATGTGATTTTGGCTATTGAGGCCAGGGAATTTGACCATGAGGATATTGAAAAAGAAATTTACATGGTCAGAAAAACACGAAACAGGCAGGAGGGGATGATTGTCAGCATAGAGCTGCCGCAGGAGAATGCCAATATTCCTAAAGACGAGCAGGAAAGAACCAAGACCCGTCTGGAAAGACGTTTTCCTGGCCTGATGGTTCAATATACTCAGAAAGGATAAGGACAAAAGCGTGCTTTTCTACATTTTAGCCAAAGACAATGAAGAATTCTGTTTTTCTCCACTGCCTTCTGCGGGCCTGATCCTGGGAGGGTGGACAAGGTATTTGAGCCCTGGGTTGCCGTTAGAAAAGCTGCTGGCCATCACAGCAGAGCTGCCTGATAAAAAACCAACAGTGCAACCAGTAAGCGCCCAACCAGCCACGCCGCCATTTTCACCGGTGCTGCCATCAGCACCAGTCATAAACAGGGACTTTGAAAATAAGCTTGCCCAAAAGCTAACAAAGCGTATGAAAAAAGAAAATATGGGTGTTCGAGAGAAGGTTTGGTGGCAGAATATTAGCCGGGAGGCCTTGCCGGAGGCATTCAATATTGAAGTACTGCAGAATGAAACCATATACCAAAAATTCCTAAGAATGGCGGAGGGCAGGCAGCTTGCCGAGAATGAGTTTTGGATTGTGGAGAAGGAGCTCGGCGTTAGTACGAAGGAACTTCTGGGCTTCATGCAAAAAGCTGTGCAGAGTGGAAATGCAGCGTGGCTGCCGATTTTTGAACAGGTTCGATCCACGTATTTCTGCCGGCGCTGCGGAAGCAGTCATTATGAAGAATGGCCATCACTGTATGGCGATACATATACCTGCCTTGACTGTCGGGAAATTGGACCGCTCAATTCTCTGCAAATTCTTTTTAGGCTTCATTCCGTCGATGTTGTGGGTCAAACACAGATGGATACGGATAAGTGTGAACCAGATCAAACTGTCCGGAATTATAGTCTGGAATTTACTTTTGCGCAGGAAAAGACAGCCGGAGAGCTTTGGCAGCAGGTGCACCGGCAAAAAGCAAAAGAAACGCTGCTTTGGGCCGCTTGCGGTGCTGGAAAAACAGAGGTTTGTTTCCCTTTAATCGACAGTTTTTTGCGTCAAAATAAGAAGGTTCTTTTTGCGGCACCTAGACAGGACGTTGTGCATGATGTCCAGCCTCGTTTGCAGAAAAATTTTTTGGAATACAATATCAAAATTCTAAGTGGAGCGCTGCCGCAGGATATGGAGCCCTCAAAGCTAACCGTCGCAACAACGCATCAGGTTCTGAGATTCTATCAGGCTTTTCACTTGATTATTCTTGATGAGACTGACGCCTATCCGTATGAAGGAAGCAGCGTCCTGGAATATGGAATCAGACAGGCGTTAAGGCCAGATGGGCAAATTATCTGTCTGACAGCGACACCATCTGCAAAAATTCTATCACGGGTCAAGAGCCGGGAATGCACGATTGTCAGACTCCCTGCTAGACATCATGGCTTTCCTGTTCCGGTCCCTGAATGGCAAAAAAATAGATTGACCGGGGATCGTTCGGTGGTTAAATTAAAAAAAATATTGCTGGAATTAATTACGGACGGTCCGATTCTGGTCTTTGTCCCCACAGTTGCGTTGGTTAAAGAATGGACGGGTGTGCTGAAAACAGCTTTTGGCGATCTGTGCGTGGAGGGAAGCTGGAGCTCAGATGCTGCAAGGAGAAAAAAAACCGTACTTTTCAGGCAGGGCGATATTGATATTTTTGTCTGTACATCCATTTTAGAAAGAGGCATAACCATCAAAGGTGTACAGGTTGCAGTTTTATTTGCGGATCATGCCCTCTATGATGCGAGGGCTTTGGTCCAGATGGCCGGCAGAACGGGCCGGAGTGCAGAATGTCCGGTTGGAAGAGCTGTTTTTATTTATGCCAAACAAACCCGGGCCATGATCGAGGCCAATCGCTGGATTCAGGACCAGAATAGGCTAGCTGAAGAATGGGGCTGTCTGAATGGTTGATCTATTCTCGAAACTTAAAGAAAACGCAGCGCTTTTGTGGTATGAAAAGACAGCGTATTGTCTGCTTTGCGGCAATGTATCAGCCGAACCGGTCTGTCTGATTTGTCAGCAGACCTACTTCTTTCCGGATTTGCCTCGCTGCGATTCTTGCGGCAAAATTCTTGCCGAGACCAAAACACGTTGCCGAAATTGTGAAACAGGAAAAGGCCCGAAAAGATTGGATAAGGTAACCTGCCTGGGTCATTACAAAGGTGCCTGGAAAGAACTGGTCCAGCAAATTAAATATAAGGGACAGCCATATTTGCTGGCGTCTCTGGCAGAAATGATCATACCATGGGTAATCCGCAGCTTGCCGCCTCCTGACCTAGTGATTCCGGTACCGATGCATCGGGACAGGCTGGCTCAAAGAGGATTCAATCAAGCAGAGGTGCTGGCCTCAATCATCAGTAGACAGCTGGTAATTCCCTATCAGAATCTGCTTGACCGAATGAAGGATACAATTCCTCAGACTACACTTGGACGCAGACAAAGGCTACGGAACCTCCGGGACGCCTTCTCAGTTAAACCCGATTACAGTGATCTCAGGGAAATTGTCTGGCTGATTGATGATGTGGTGACAACAGGCTCAACACTCGAAGAATGCGCCGGGGTACTAAAAAAGAATGGGGTAAAAAAGGTCTATGCTTTTTGTCTTGGCGCGGGTAAAGAAGAATAAGACAATTTGCCGAAGAAAAATTATTTTTTACAGAAAATTGCAGAATAAAGACAAAAATAGGACTATTGTACTAATCGATGGACTGCTCACAATTTTATCCACCAATAAAAATGAAAATATACGCCAAAAAGTAAAGTTATCAACATTATCCACAATTTGTTGTGTATAACTTCAATAAACCGAAATGCTAGTCTCATATTAACCCGAAATCCCATATATCCTGACGGCAAATTTTTCGCAATACTGCGTTATCTACTGTTTCTTGCTATCCATGGCACCGTGGTATTAGTCCATCCCTGGACGTCAGTGCGCCTGGGTATGCCTCGATCCTTCAATAGCCATGGATGGCCATTATATATCATTTTAAGGTTAACAAGATACTGCTTCTCAGGATGTTTTCAGTTTGTTAAGGTAATAATACTTCTAGACAAAGATAAAATATGGCAGGAATTTAATTAGAAAAGATGAATTATAATACTATATCAGGCGAAAGGGGTTGAGACTATGAATATCAATGTTCGAGGCAAGCAAATGAAAATAACGGACGCGCTGAAGGATTATGTTGAAAAAAGAGTCCGTAAGCTGGAGAAGTACTCCGATGATTTTCTCGATATTCAAGTCATGCTGTCCGTAGAAAAAGAACGTCAAAAAGTTGAGGTTACTGCCCCGCTGAACGGATTTCTCCTGAGAGGTGAGGAAGAAACAGATGATATGTATTCCTCCATCGACCTGGTAGTGGATAAGCTGGAACGCCAAATGGAAAAATACCGCAAGCGTATTGGGAAAAAGAGAATAAAATCCGCGAAGGAGGAGCCGAGCTATATCCTCGATGATGATGAAGAAATCTTTGATAATAATAGCATTGTAAAAACGAAAAAGTTTTCAGCTAAGCTTATGTCGATTGACGAAGCAGTGATGCAGATGGACCTGATCGGACATAATTTTTTCGTATTTGCCAATGCAGATACGGAGCAGATAAATATTGTTTACCGGCGCAAACACGGCGGTTATGGCTTACTGGAGCCGGAATACTAAAACAGATGAACGACTCAGGTTTATTAATCGCATATCCTGAGCAAAAAAGTGTCCCGCCTATGCGGGATATCTTTTTGCTCAGATTGAACCTTCAGTAAGACAGTGATAGAATAATCATATTAAGCACACCGCGCAAGGTGAAAGGTGGACCAAAATGGGTTTTTTAAAAAATTTGATTGATGACAACGCCAGAGATATAAAAAAGTACCAAAAGAAAGTTGATAAAATCAATCAGCTGGAACCATCTATACAGGTGCTCTCTGATGATGAACTCAGAGCAAAAACAGTAGAATTCAAGGAAAGACTGGAACAGGGCGAGACATTGGATGATCTTTTGCCGGAAGCCTTTGCAGTCGTCAGGGAGGCTTCAAAAAGAGTTCTCGGACAGCGGCACTATGATGTTCAGCTTATCGGCGGAATGGTCCTTCACGATGGAAGAATCGCTGAAATGAAGACAGGGGAAGGCAAAACGCTGGTTGCAACCTTGCCTACGTATCTAAATGCCTTAACCGGGCTGGGTGTCCATGTTGTGACGGTTAACGATTATCTGGCTACCCGTGATGCCAACTGGATGGGACAGGTTTATAACTTCCTTGGTTTATCCGTTGGTTTGATCGTGCATGGTCTTACGCACGAACAACGGCGGACTAGCTATAATGCCGACATTACGTATGGCACGAATAATGAATTCGGATTCGACTATCTAAGAGATAATATGTCCGTCAATCCTGCCGCTGTCGTCCAACGGGAGCTCAATTATGCCATTGTGGACGAAGTTGACTCGATTCTGATCGATGAAGCCAGGACACCACTGATTATTTCCGGAGAAGCTGATAAACCTACAGAGCTGTATTACCGAGTTGCAAAGGTTGTCCCCCGCCTTAAACCGGAGGAAGACTATCATGTTAATGAAAAAGACAGAGTTGTAACATTGACGGAGAATGGGGTATCCAGGGTTGAAACCATGCTTGGGGTGGATAACTTATACGATGACCTGCACAATGAAGTTGCGCATCACGTCAATCAGGCTTTGAAAGCGCATACCCTGTTCAAGCGTGACCGCGACTATGTGGTGAAGGATGGCCAGGTTATTATTGTTGATGAATTTACAGGCCGCTTAATGTTTGGACGCAGATACAGCGAGGGACTTCATCAAGCGATTGAAGCCAAGGAAAACGTCAAGATTGAGAGAGAGTCTCAGACGCTGGCAACCATTACGTTTCAAAACTTTTTTCGGATGTTTAAGAAACTTGGCGGCATGACTGGTACCGCGAAAACGGAAGAACAAGAATTTATTAATATTTACAGGTTGGACGTCGTAGAAGTGCCGACAAATCTTCCAATGGTCAGACAGGATCTGCCTGATGTTATCTACAGGACGGAAGAGGGCAAGTTTAACGCCGTAGTTGCGGACATTGCGGAGAAGAATGCCAAGAGTCAGCCAGTACTTGTTGGAACGATTTCCATTGAAAAATCCGAGAAGCTCAGCGACATGCTAAAAAAGAAAGGTGTTCCGCACCAGGTGCTAAATGCTAAGTTTCATGAACTGGAAGCCCAGATCGTCGCCAAGGCGGGGGAACCGGGTATGGTAACCATTGCAACCAATATGGCAGGCAGAGGAACAGATATTGTTCTTGGGGAAGGCGTCAAAGAACTTGGCGGATTGCATATTATCGGAACGGAAAGGCATGAATCCCGCCGGATTGATAATCAGCTGCGGGGACGTTCCGGACGTCAGGGTGACCCGGGATCTTCCCAGTTCTATATTTCGCTTGATGATGATTTGATGCGGCTTTTCGGTGGCGACAATATTGCAGGACTGATGGACAAACTCGGGATGGATGATAGTGTTCCTGTCGAATCCAGAATTGTGAGCCGCAGTATTGAAACAGCCCAAAAGAGAGTCGAAGGCAGAAACTTTGACATCCGTAAACACGTGCTGAATTATGACGATGTCATGAACAAGCAGCGTGAGATTATCTACTCACAGCGCAGATCCGTTCTTACAGGAGAAAACCTTAAGGAACAGGTAATGGAAATGATTGAAAAAGTCATTGCTGATACCATTGCACGTTACAGCGGAAACAGTCCGTATCCGGAAGAATGGGATATGGTCAGTTTCCTAGATTATGTCGACAATGTTATTTTACCTGATCATGAATTTACACCTGAACAGATTGGTAATTTAGCTAAAGAAGAAGTTGAAGAGCTATTGATTGACGGTATACATGAATTATATGAGAGCAGAGAAGCCCAGTACGGTTCAGAGCTTATGCGCCAAATTGAAAGAGCAGTAGTCCTTCAGGTTGTAGATACCCGTTGGAAGGAACACCTTGATGCGATGGACAGCCTTCGGGAGGGGATTGGTTTAAGAGCTTACGGACAGCGTGATCCGCTCCTTGAATACAAGAATGAAGCTTTTGATATGTTTCAGGGCATGGTAGAATCCATCCAGGAGGACGTCGCTACTTATATCCTGAGAGTAACGCCTCGGATTACAACGCAGGTCCCTGAACAGGCACAAAAGGTCTCAGAGAACCGTTATGAGGAAGAACAGGAACATATCAAAAAGCCCCGTAAAATCGGGGAGCAGATTGGCCGGAATGATCCCTGTCCTTGCGGAAGCGGGAAGAAATATAAAAAATGTTGCGGAATCAACAGCTAAATAAAGTATTGACAAAACAGATTTGTTTTACTTTAATAAGCTTTGGAAAAAATAATCTAGGGGTGGAAAAATGCTCACCGATTGGAAGAAAGAAATTGAGAATCTAAAAATGCGTTTAGCAGATTTGAGGGTTTCTCTTTGACGTTGCTGGCCGTCAGATAAAGATTGCCAAGCTTGAGGACGAACTCAACAAACCTGGCTTCTGGGATGACCCTTCTGCAGCGCAAAAGGTTATGCAGGAATTGACCCGAGAGAAGGATAAGGTTACGGTTCATCAACAGCTTCAGGAACAGATTGAGGACATTGCTGGGCTCTGGGAGCTGGCTGTAGAGGAAGACGATATCTCTTTGGAACCGGAAATTGAAAACACCATTGTTGAATTGAAAAACACGTTTGCTGATTTGGAGCTTGAGATCTTGCTCAGCGGGCCTTATGACCGTAATAATGCGATTATAACGTTGCATTCCGGTGCAGGCGGGACAGAATCCCAAGATTGGGTACAGATGCTGTACAGGATGTATGTACGCTGGGGTGAACGCCGGGGATTTAAAGTCGAGACGCTTGATCTTCTCCCGGGAGAAGAAGCAGGTATTAAAAGTGCGACATTTTCATTAGCCGGGGAAAATGCCTATGGCTATACCAAATGTGAGAAAGGGGTACACCGTCTGGTGCGTATCTCTCCTTTTGACGCCTCCGGACGGCGGCACACTTCCTTTGCCTCAGTCGATGTGATTCCCGAAGTCACTGATGATACGGAAATAACCATTGATGCTGAAGATTTAAAGGTGGACACGTACCGTTCAGGCGGAGCCGGCGGGCAGCATGTTAATAAAACGGACTCGGCAGTCCGGATCACCCATCTTCCTACCGGAATTATTGTTCAGTGTCAGAGCGAACGCTCACAGATTCAGAACAGGGCTTATTGCATGCGGGTTCTTCAGGCAAAGCTTTTAGAATTAAAGCGAAAACAACAGGAAGAGGAAATATCTGAGGTCCGTGGAGAGCAAAATGATATTGCCTGGGGGAGCCAGATTCGGTCTTATGTCTTTCATCCATACAGCATGGTTAAAGACCATCGGACCAGCTATGAAACTGGGAATGTCAATGCGGTGATGGACGGGGAAATTGATCCATTCATTTCGACGTACCTTCAGCATATCGTCGGACAGAATAAATAACTCGGAACAAAGGATCGGAACAAAGCAAAGGAGGACCCTTATAACATGTCACATTTAAAAAAAATCGCTTGCAGAATACGTCAGGACATCATCGAAATGCTGCTAAAAGCTAAATCAGGCCATCCTGGCGGCAGCCTTTCGGCCGCAGATATCCTTGCTGTCTTATATTTCCGAATCATGAATATTGATCCGGCCAATCCTGGATGGTCCGAGCGGGATCGTTTCGTGCTCAGTAAAGGGCATGCTGCCCCGGTACTATATGCAGCCTTGGCGGAGAAAGGATATTTTTCGCGCGAAGAACTGCAGCATCTTCGGCAGACCGGGCACTTTCTTCAGGGGCACCCGGATATGAAAAAGGTCCCGGGAGTCGATATGTCCACAGGTTCTCTGGGACAGGGTATTTCAGCGGCAGTCGGTATGGCCCTAGCCGGCAAAATGGATCAAAAAACCTACAAAGTATATTGCCTCGTAGGTGATGGTGAAATGAATGAGGGTCTGGTTTGGGAAGCGGCAATGGCGGCAGCCCATTATCAGCTCGATAATTTGATTGGCATTCTCGACTTTAACGGGCTTCAAATTGACGGGGCAACGGAAAAAGTCATGAATTCTTCTCCACTTGCCGACAAATGGAGAGCCTTTGGATGGAATGTTTTGGAGATTAATGGTCATGACATTCAAGCACTGACGGATACCCTGGAAGCAGCGAAACAAGTGCAGGGCAAACCGACAATGATTATCGCCAAAACCATTAAAGGAAAAGGGGTATCCTTTATGGAAAACCAGGCGGGCTGGCATGGAAATGCACCCAGTCCTGATCAAGCGGAAGCAGCCCTGGCTGAACTGAGAGGTGAAAACTAATGGCAGAGATGTTTGATCTGAATAAAGCGCAAAAAGTTGCAACAAGAGATGCCTACGGAAAAACGCTTGTGCAGCTTGGCGAGGAGAATAAGGATATTGTTGTTTTGGATGCCGATTTGTCCAAATCAACAAAAACGGCTGATTTTGCCAAGGTCTTTCCGGAGCGTTTTATCAACATGGGGATAGCCGAACAAAATTTAATGGGGGTTTCTGCAGGGCTGGCAGCGGCGGGCAAAATTCCTTTTGCGAGTACCTTTGCAATCTTTGCGACAGGAAGGGCCTTCGAACAGATCAGAAATTCCATCGCTTATCCGAAACTCAATGTGAAGATTGCGGCTACTCATGCGGGAATCAGTGTAGGTGAAGACGGTGCCTCCCACCAAGCGGTGGAGGATGTGGCGCTGATGCGTTCGGTGCCGAACATGACAGTACTGGTTCCTGCTGACGCAGAGGAAACGAGTCAGGTCATCAAAGCCGCTGCAGCTTACCAGGGTCCTGTCTATATTCGGCTCGGCAGACTGGCGTTACCGGTGCTCTTTGAGTCTGCTTCCTATCAGTTTGAGATTGGCAAGGCCAATGTACTGAAAGACGGCAAAGATGCTGTCATAATTGCAAATGGACTTATGGTGGCGGAAGCGCTGAAGGCCGCGAATGAACTTAGCGGGCAGGATTTCAATGTTGCGGTTGTCAATTGTGCTTCTGTTAAGCCGCTGGACAAACAGACCATTATCCAAATGGCGCAACGAACCGGAGCGGTTGTCACTGCAGAAGAGC
This genomic window contains:
- a CDS encoding transketolase, with protein sequence MSHLKKIACRIRQDIIEMLLKAKSGHPGGSLSAADILAVLYFRIMNIDPANPGWSERDRFVLSKGHAAPVLYAALAEKGYFSREELQHLRQTGHFLQGHPDMKKVPGVDMSTGSLGQGISAAVGMALAGKMDQKTYKVYCLVGDGEMNEGLVWEAAMAAAHYQLDNLIGILDFNGLQIDGATEKVMNSSPLADKWRAFGWNVLEINGHDIQALTDTLEAAKQVQGKPTMIIAKTIKGKGVSFMENQAGWHGNAPSPDQAEAALAELRGEN
- the prfB gene encoding peptide chain release factor 2 (programmed frameshift) encodes the protein MLTDWKKEIENLKMRLADLRVSLDVAGRQIKIAKLEDELNKPGFWDDPSAAQKVMQELTREKDKVTVHQQLQEQIEDIAGLWELAVEEDDISLEPEIENTIVELKNTFADLELEILLSGPYDRNNAIITLHSGAGGTESQDWVQMLYRMYVRWGERRGFKVETLDLLPGEEAGIKSATFSLAGENAYGYTKCEKGVHRLVRISPFDASGRRHTSFASVDVIPEVTDDTEITIDAEDLKVDTYRSGGAGGQHVNKTDSAVRITHLPTGIIVQCQSERSQIQNRAYCMRVLQAKLLELKRKQQEEEISEVRGEQNDIAWGSQIRSYVFHPYSMVKDHRTSYETGNVNAVMDGEIDPFISTYLQHIVGQNK
- a CDS encoding DEAD/DEAH box helicase family protein, translating into MLFYILAKDNEEFCFSPLPSAGLILGGWTRYLSPGLPLEKLLAITAELPDKKPTVQPVSAQPATPPFSPVLPSAPVINRDFENKLAQKLTKRMKKENMGVREKVWWQNISREALPEAFNIEVLQNETIYQKFLRMAEGRQLAENEFWIVEKELGVSTKELLGFMQKAVQSGNAAWLPIFEQVRSTYFCRRCGSSHYEEWPSLYGDTYTCLDCREIGPLNSLQILFRLHSVDVVGQTQMDTDKCEPDQTVRNYSLEFTFAQEKTAGELWQQVHRQKAKETLLWAACGAGKTEVCFPLIDSFLRQNKKVLFAAPRQDVVHDVQPRLQKNFLEYNIKILSGALPQDMEPSKLTVATTHQVLRFYQAFHLIILDETDAYPYEGSSVLEYGIRQALRPDGQIICLTATPSAKILSRVKSRECTIVRLPARHHGFPVPVPEWQKNRLTGDRSVVKLKKILLELITDGPILVFVPTVALVKEWTGVLKTAFGDLCVEGSWSSDAARRKKTVLFRQGDIDIFVCTSILERGITIKGVQVAVLFADHALYDARALVQMAGRTGRSAECPVGRAVFIYAKQTRAMIEANRWIQDQNRLAEEWGCLNG
- the raiA gene encoding ribosome-associated translation inhibitor RaiA; amino-acid sequence: MNINVRGKQMKITDALKDYVEKRVRKLEKYSDDFLDIQVMLSVEKERQKVEVTAPLNGFLLRGEEETDDMYSSIDLVVDKLERQMEKYRKRIGKKRIKSAKEEPSYILDDDEEIFDNNSIVKTKKFSAKLMSIDEAVMQMDLIGHNFFVFANADTEQINIVYRRKHGGYGLLEPEY
- the secA gene encoding preprotein translocase subunit SecA, encoding MGFLKNLIDDNARDIKKYQKKVDKINQLEPSIQVLSDDELRAKTVEFKERLEQGETLDDLLPEAFAVVREASKRVLGQRHYDVQLIGGMVLHDGRIAEMKTGEGKTLVATLPTYLNALTGLGVHVVTVNDYLATRDANWMGQVYNFLGLSVGLIVHGLTHEQRRTSYNADITYGTNNEFGFDYLRDNMSVNPAAVVQRELNYAIVDEVDSILIDEARTPLIISGEADKPTELYYRVAKVVPRLKPEEDYHVNEKDRVVTLTENGVSRVETMLGVDNLYDDLHNEVAHHVNQALKAHTLFKRDRDYVVKDGQVIIVDEFTGRLMFGRRYSEGLHQAIEAKENVKIERESQTLATITFQNFFRMFKKLGGMTGTAKTEEQEFINIYRLDVVEVPTNLPMVRQDLPDVIYRTEEGKFNAVVADIAEKNAKSQPVLVGTISIEKSEKLSDMLKKKGVPHQVLNAKFHELEAQIVAKAGEPGMVTIATNMAGRGTDIVLGEGVKELGGLHIIGTERHESRRIDNQLRGRSGRQGDPGSSQFYISLDDDLMRLFGGDNIAGLMDKLGMDDSVPVESRIVSRSIETAQKRVEGRNFDIRKHVLNYDDVMNKQREIIYSQRRSVLTGENLKEQVMEMIEKVIADTIARYSGNSPYPEEWDMVSFLDYVDNVILPDHEFTPEQIGNLAKEEVEELLIDGIHELYESREAQYGSELMRQIERAVVLQVVDTRWKEHLDAMDSLREGIGLRAYGQRDPLLEYKNEAFDMFQGMVESIQEDVATYILRVTPRITTQVPEQAQKVSENRYEEEQEHIKKPRKIGEQIGRNDPCPCGSGKKYKKCCGINS
- a CDS encoding glycosyltransferase, with translation MSINVLHLIGGGEIGGAEQNVLNLLKNLDRQNVNPFLGCLAKGSVLASCAQSFGIPSEIFPMLFPFDLSPLPTIIAFCRKHKIALIHAHGTRGNLLGRIVARLTKIPCISTIHSLPEYDYPSSLKGRISLWVDNLTLPWSAGIIAVSVSLSQSAAIRLNRKGLTLPVNVIYNGSEIFTFTQPDQMLKTFREQWSIPDHCLVIGTIGRLHPVKGQSYLIEAMKLLTTEIPNLHLLIIGEGPLHDQLTEQLKLSGLPFTLTGYLPSAWQALPAMDLFVFPSLSEGMGLVLLEAAQAGIPIIASKVGGIPELLEDHKEALLVPPADPAALALACSKVLKDRDFSAEMTARSRQKASLFSVEKMVQDTIAFYEKIMKN
- a CDS encoding transketolase family protein, with the translated sequence MAEMFDLNKAQKVATRDAYGKTLVQLGEENKDIVVLDADLSKSTKTADFAKVFPERFINMGIAEQNLMGVSAGLAAAGKIPFASTFAIFATGRAFEQIRNSIAYPKLNVKIAATHAGISVGEDGASHQAVEDVALMRSVPNMTVLVPADAEETSQVIKAAAAYQGPVYIRLGRLALPVLFESASYQFEIGKANVLKDGKDAVIIANGLMVAEALKAANELSGQDFNVAVVNCASVKPLDKQTIIQMAQRTGAVVTAEEHSIIGGLGSAVAEVLSENCPVPLCRIGINDVFGESGRPDELLVKYHLTAKDIIEAVKRVIAKK
- a CDS encoding ComF family protein, which codes for MVDLFSKLKENAALLWYEKTAYCLLCGNVSAEPVCLICQQTYFFPDLPRCDSCGKILAETKTRCRNCETGKGPKRLDKVTCLGHYKGAWKELVQQIKYKGQPYLLASLAEMIIPWVIRSLPPPDLVIPVPMHRDRLAQRGFNQAEVLASIISRQLVIPYQNLLDRMKDTIPQTTLGRRQRLRNLRDAFSVKPDYSDLREIVWLIDDVVTTGSTLEECAGVLKKNGVKKVYAFCLGAGKEE